The DNA segment GCCTGGAGTAACAGTGTTTGGAATAACAATCCCAGGAGTAAAAGTCCCTGGAGTAACGGTATCTGGAGTGACAGTGTCTGTAGTAACGGTATCTGGAGTGACTGTCCAAAATAACAGTGTCGGGTAACAGTACTTGGAGTAATAATGCCTGTAGTAACAGTCCGTATCGTAAAGTGCCATTAGTAACAGTGCCTGGAATAAGTGCTAGGAGTAACTGTGGCTAGAGTAACGGTGTATGTAGTAACAGTCCCTGGAGTAAGTGCTTGGAGTAACAGTGGTTGGTGTAACAGTCCATGGAGTAACAGTCCCTGGAGTAACAGTGCTTGGAGTAAGTGTATGTAGTAACAGTGCCTGGTGTAACAGCATCCGCAGTAACAGTGCTTGAAGTAACAGTGCTTGGAGTAACAGTCGCTAGAGTAACAGTCTGGAGTGACTGTGCTTGGAGTAACAGCGCTTGAAGTAACAGTCTCTGGAGTGATAGTCTGGAGTAACTGCGCTTGAAGTAACTGCACTTGGAGTAACAGCGGTTGGAGTAACAGCGGTTGGAGTAACAGTGTCCGGAGTAACAGTGACCAGAGTAACAGTGCTTGGAGTAACATtccggaaaggtttcgagggatatgagtctaacctgggcaaatgggaccagattagatcttggtcagcatgggtgaaattgggccgaaggacctctttctgcactgtatgactctgtgactctaattggTGGACAAGACAAGGGAGGAACCGCAGTAAGTAAACTACAGGCAAGAAAGCATCTCAAtaaatataagcaagacttgatCAAGCCTTGGTGGACAAGGCTGGTCGGAACGAATTCAAGGTCAAAGCCCTTGTGTTGAGTTCATTGAGTTAATCTAATGCCATAGTTGGGAAAGGATTATAGTCCAACTGAGATGGAAGGAATGGTAGTATAGTGTTAGGCTACTGGACTAATAAATGCAGGGCTAACGATCTGATAGATATCCGTTCAAATCCCATCGTGGTGGCTGGATTATTACAACCTGATTAATTAAATAAGAGCTTACTGTTGGCACTGATGGTCTCAAAACCTTGTCAGTCATGGAGGGAAGGGAATGTACTGATTGGACCCAGGTCTGGTTCAAGACTAGGAATGATTGGACCAACAGCTCATTCTGAGGGGATTCAGGAATGGCTAATAATCGCCTTCTCCACACATTCCGTGAGTGAATAAATAAAACAGAACCATCTACGCTGCAGCAGGAGGCCGTGAGGCCCATCCTGTCCATACGAGCTGCCACAGTTAATCCCGCTTTGGTCTATTGGCCTTGTTGGTGGTGGCATCTCATGTGCCCAGTGAGTCCCAGTCCCCCATCGGACTGGGGTAGGGGTGGGTGGGAAATCGCCCAATGCCCTTTGTCTTGGCACAAGGTAGTTGGGGGTGTAAGAACCCCAATCTATTGTGATGGTCTCTCCCCTCCAAACAGAAAGAGAGTGTGCGTGCAGTCTCAGGATGGGATCGTCATTCCCTCCGGAGTAGTACCCCAGCTCGTAGTGAGGGGTAACTTTGGGTAAAGCACCTTTCGAGCCTTCTGCTGGCTCGAGCCCTGGTTTAAACTGCAGAGGAAGCAGACCAATGTTTTGGAACCCCAAACAACCCTCTCTAAATCATTGGCTAAACTGTATCAAATGGTGTGACCAATTCCACTGGAGATGCCAATACCCACtggtctagacaatagacaatagacaataggtgcaggaggaggccattcgagccagcaccgccattcaatgtgatcatggctgatcattctcaatcagtaacccattcctgccttctccccataccccctgactccgctatccttaagagctctatctagctctctcttgaatgcattcagagaattggcctccactgccttctgaggcagagaatgactTCACTGCCCTCCCAGGACtcaagaagggagggggggggggcaaaagtgTAGCTCACCACCATTTCCCGCCCCAAGAGGTCTCCAGGGATTGGCAAATGGTCTGAGGGGATAATGGAGGGCTTGACCGACCTTCAACTGACAATCAAACGTCATGGAGCTCAGGCGTCTTCCAATTGGCGCAGAGGGAGCGCTGTGTTGCCACGGAGGGCCGTCTATAGCGGGAAGGGGGCAGTGGTGGCAGGGCCCCCCTGGTCTTGGTCGCCAAGCCTTGGCTACCATGGCGAGACATGGTGGTGATAAAGGGTCGTGAGGGAAAGGGCCAGCACTGTGGGTTGGTTCAAACAGTTGGAATTAAATAGCTTTTTGTTTTTACCGTTAACGTGGATgggaatgttattaaaaaaaaatacatttataaaCGTGGCCGTCCCTCACCCCTTGGATTTTACACACTCAGAGTCTTCATCTGTATGCAGTCCTCCCTTAGCACCATCAGCTCCATGTTCAAGTACTGGGATTTTTTGGAGGACAAGGGAGTGTCTAGAGTGACCGAGCGGGCGATGTCGGTCGACTTGGAGCTGGTGAAGAACTTGAGGAGCGGAGCCAGCCCCCTGGTCACGTCACTGCGGGCTCCCTCGTTGACCAGGCAGTAGAGTATAGGGTCCGCCACGCAGTTGAGGCTGGTGAGAGCCAACGAGACATGGTAGGCCATGAAAATGTTCTCCTCAAAGCTGCATCGCTTCGGGCTGCTAAGGTAGACCATGCTCCGGAGCAGCAGGATCAGGTGGTACGGGGCAAAGCACAGCAGCAAGATGACGATGAGGCTGAGGGCTAACCTCTTGATCTTCACCTTCTCCCCCTGCTCCGTCGACAGGTTACTCTTCACCGCCTTGAGGATGCCCTGGTAGGAGAAGAGCATGAGGACCCAAGGGAAGAGGAAACCAATGAAGACCCTGTAGAGGTTCATTTGGGCCACCCACGTCTCCATGGGGTACTTCTCGAAGCAGAAGGTGTGGTTGAAGCGATCCTCAAAGAGCTCGTTGTGAAAGAGTGGTGCCGAGTTGGCACCGATCTCGATGGTCCACACCACAGCGCTGGTGATGACTGCCGTCTTCACCCGCCGGATCTTGGCGAACCTCAGGGGGTGTGCCACAGCCAGGTAGCGGTCCACCGAGATGCAACTGAGGAAGGCGATGCTGATGTAAATGTTGGTGTAGAGGATGAACCCAAAGAGTTTGCAGGACTGCGGTCCGAGGATCCAATTGTCCTGGTGCAAGAAATAGTTGATCCAAGGGGGCAGGGTGGCGATGTAGACGAGGTCAGAGATGGACAGGTTGAGAAGGTAGACGCCCAGCTCGTTCTTCTGCTTGATCTGGAGGTACGCTGCCCACAGAGCCAGGCAGTTGGTCGGGAGCCCGATCACAATGACGAAGATGTACAAGGTGGGCGGAAAGAGACTGTCCAGTCTGGAGTCAACGCGACAGCTGTCATCGCTTATGTTACCCATTTTACCCTCTCTGCTCAAGAAGCCCCGATCTCGCAACCTCCGAAAGGGGGGAAACCCATCGCCTGGATCCTATCAACGCCCAAGAGCCAACAACCGCGATCAGAAGAAGCAGCCGGTTCAAGATATTCCATTGACCATTGGCGATTTCCCTGCGGTGgccgactctctctctcctcgcGGCGTCGCCCTTGCCTTCTCTTGCACGTTCGATTGCAGGGTCTTTGCGTCGGTCACCTGGGCTTTGAGCAGTGCTGCTTATTCCTGAAAAATAATTAAAGAAACATCATTTAATTTTTGTAACGTTACAAAATAATAGGGGAGCgtggtgttgcagcggtagagttgctgcctcgcagcgccagagaacccgggttccatcctgaccacgggtgctgtttatacggagtttgtacgttctccacgtgaccgcatcggttttctttggtttcctcccattctccaaagacatacaggtatgttggttaattggcttggtgtatgtataaattgtccctagtgtgtgtaggatagtgttggtgtgctaggatcgccggttggcgcggactcggtgggccgaagggcctgtttacgcgctgtatcgctaaagtaaactaaactcataggtggacacaggtgaggggggttttgattagcagatggttggaacaaaggccagagattaaaactgACGGCTTGATGAGTtggaattgtgaagtcagaggaaggattgtgtgtggaggggagaggagaggagaaggggagaaatagtTCAGCTCAGAAcctggtctgaagatgggttctgacccgaaacaacaccaattccttttctccagagatgctgcctgacccattgagttacaccagcacttggtgtctatctttggtataaaccagcatctgcacattgggaaaggcagagtagacttgatgggccgaatggcctaattctgcttctatgacttacgaaatgttctccagagatgctgccttgacccgctaagttactccagcactctgtgtcttttgttttcagtaaaccagcatctgcaggtccttgttttcCCATATCTTGCAGCTTTGTCAATGTGCATCAATCCATGGGCAGCAGCCTGTGAGTTGGAGACACCCCCATCTTGACGCTAGCCTGCCCTTATGTTGACTGAAGGTGAAGTCACTGTTGTCTCCACACCGGCCCCCATCCTGGTGCCAGCTTCTCCGGCGCGGTGGACTCCAGCCCCTGCGTCCTTCGCAAGTCAGCAGGCTCTGCATTCCTGACCTCTA comes from the Rhinoraja longicauda isolate Sanriku21f chromosome 41, sRhiLon1.1, whole genome shotgun sequence genome and includes:
- the LOC144611777 gene encoding G-protein coupled receptor 4-like encodes the protein MGNISDDSCRVDSRLDSLFPPTLYIFVIVIGLPTNCLALWAAYLQIKQKNELGVYLLNLSISDLVYIATLPPWINYFLHQDNWILGPQSCKLFGFILYTNIYISIAFLSCISVDRYLAVAHPLRFAKIRRVKTAVITSAVVWTIEIGANSAPLFHNELFEDRFNHTFCFEKYPMETWVAQMNLYRVFIGFLFPWVLMLFSYQGILKAVKSNLSTEQGEKVKIKRLALSLIVILLLCFAPYHLILLLRSMVYLSSPKRCSFEENIFMAYHVSLALTSLNCVADPILYCLVNEGARSDVTRGLAPLLKFFTSSKSTDIARSVTLDTPLSSKKSQYLNMELMVLREDCIQMKTLSV